One Gossypium hirsutum isolate 1008001.06 chromosome A11, Gossypium_hirsutum_v2.1, whole genome shotgun sequence genomic window carries:
- the LOC107923954 gene encoding probable LRR receptor-like serine/threonine-protein kinase At3g47570 isoform X2, with amino-acid sequence MGIFSFPRLVSAHFLMLFIAHVYSLNYDESSALLALKAYISPESQNVLANNWTTATSVCNWIGVICGGQPQRVVALSLSSMGLDGTLPPIGTTPSALGSITSLKKIDLSYNKLSADMANRLPELKELYLSGNQLYGQIPSSLFNCRQLKVVSVSSNSFTGNISINLGNLTMLKDLDLSTNNFEGRIPSSIGNCSSLKTINFSENNLEGAVPSEIGLFLPNLLELQLRGNKLPGTIPSSIANASKLTLLDLADNSFTGPIPMTIGSLKNLQKLDLGHNQLSSESYTPESSFINSLTNNGNLRRIVLSGNPLDTVLPMSIGNLSTSLEYLELINCKLKGSIPAEVGSLGSLISLKLGNNALTGVIPDTIGHLENLQSLQLQGNKLQGFIPYDLCLLGRMFELFLGGNELSGSIPECLSNLTALRNLSLSSNRLTSTIPSSLWSLVDILAINLSSNSLQGSLPSGIGDLKALVEIDLSNNQLSGHIPVSIENLKNLVYLSFAVNRLHGPIPEILGWAVALEFLDLSRNNLSGVIPKSLEKLHYLTYFNVSFNQLEGEIPGAGSFANFTAQSYLMNKALCGAARLQVRHCRTGNRSWKTLLTKILLPEIASICTLSLIYRVIQHWAIKHCLEKENDPLLKTNRTILYQEIELATDGFSESNLLGTGSYGSVYKGTMKEEKNVAIKVFNLNLERGLRSFQVESNLLTKVGHRNLVKLMSSCCDDDFRALVLEYMPNGTLDKWLYTHNYFLNLLQRLDIMIEVASAMSYLHSKLILHCDLKPSNVLLDEDMVARVSDFSIAKLLDGRDAAVQTMTMATIGYMAPEYGSRGIVSEKTDVYSFGILMMETFTGKKPTDDIFNVEMNLRRWIFESLPHAVDRIIDVTLLQHDQENIAAKATCIKSIMELACFCTADSFSKRKTMEKVEIELGRIKTRFLIDAKLIGECEETPRALHPGILFQELQLATCGFSEINLLYSGKSSFVYKGTLKGDVVAIKIFKLQKGGLESFEVNCQALSFIRHRNIVRLLECCSDVDFKALVVEYMPNGSLQNYLHPAVITFDFFYKLKIMINVASALSYLHSMRVIHCNLNPTNVLLDEDMVARISGFSIAQFLDKGSAETITTTMAESPGYMAPEYASTGNVSEKTDVYSFGILLMETFTILRPTEEMNWRSRICDSLQSEDKIAGLDIQQTDQTTSLLRTILRLIYCCTSELPGERNSMWQVEKELVRLKWNG; translated from the exons ATGGGAATCTTTTCCTTTCCAAGGCTGGTATCAGCCCACTTCTTGATGTTGTTTATAGCAcatgtttattcattaaattatgATGAATCATCTGCTCTTCTTGCCTTGAAAGCCTATATCAGTCCTGAATCTCAAAATGTCTTGGCAAACAACTGGACAACAGCTACTTCGGTTTGTAATTGGATTGGTGTCATTTGTGGTGGCCAACCCCAGAGGGTCGTAGCCTTGAGCCTTTCTTCCATGGGTCTAGATGGCACCCTTCCTCCAATTG GTACAACTCCATCAGCTTTAGGCAGCATAACTTCGTTGAAGAAGATCGATTTGAGCTACAATAAGCTCTCAG CAGACATGGCCAACCGTCTTCCAGAATTAAAGGAGCTTTATCTCTCTGGGAATCAACTTTATGGACAGATCCCAAGCAGTTTGTTCAACTGCAGACAGCTAAAAGTAGTATCTGTGTCTTCTAACAGTTTCACAGGAAATATATCTATAAATCTTGGGAACTTGACCATGCTCAAGGACTTGGATCTTAGCACTAACAACTTTGAAG GTCGCATTCCAAGCAGTATTGGTAACTGTTCATCACTCAAGACAATAAACTTCAGCGAAAACAACTTGGAAG GTGCAGTACCATCAGAGATTGGCCTCTTCCTTCCAAATCTTCTTGAGCTTCAACTTCGGGGAAATAAACTTCCTGGAACCATCCCTAGCTCCATCGCTAATGCATCTAAGCTCACTTTGTTGGACTTGGCTGATAACTCATTTACTGGCCCTATTCCTATGACAATTGGCAGTCtgaaaaatctccaaaaactTGATTTAGGACACAATCAGTTAAGCAGTGAATCCTACACTCCAGAATCAAGCTTTATAAATTCATTAACAAATAACGGGAATTTGAGAAGGATAGTGTTATCAGGCAATCCTCTGGATACCGTGCTCCCTATGTCTATTGGAAATCTCTCCACTTCTCTTGAATATCTTGAGTTAATTAATTGCAAACTTAAGGGCAGCATTCCTGCTGAAGTTGGCAGCTTAGGCAGCTTGATTTCCTTAAAGCTAGGAAACAATGCATTGACAGGTGTTATTCCAGATACAATTGGACATCTGGAAAACCTGCAAAGTTTGCAACTTCAAGGTAATAAATTACAAGGATTCATTCCTTATGATCTTTGTCTGTTGGGAAGGATGTTTGAATTGTTTTTAGGTGGCAATGAGCTCTCTGGATCCATACCAGAATGCCTAAGTAATCTCACTGCCCTGAGGAACCTCAGCTTAAGCTCTAATAGATTGACTTCCACGATACCGTCCAGCTTGTGGAGCCTAGTGGATATACTGGCCATAAACCTGTCATCAAATTCTTTACAGGGGTCTCTCCCATCAGGAATTGGCGATCTGAAAGCTTTGGTCGAAATTGATTTGTCAAATAATCAGTTATCAGGCCACATCCCAGTCAGTATTGAGAACCTGAAAAATCTAGTTTACCTCTCTTTTGCAGTAAATAGATTGCATGGTCCCATTCCAGAAATCCTTGGTTGGGCTGTGGCCTTGGAATTCTTGGATCTCTCTCGTAACAACCTTTCTGGCGTAATTCCAAAATCCTTGGAAAAACTCCATTACCTTACATATTTTAATGTGTCTTTTAATCAACTCGAAGGGGAGATACCCGGTGCGGGATCCTTTGCTAACTTCACAGCCCAATCATATTTGATGAACAAAGCACTTTGCGGTGCAGCACGATTGCAAGTTCGGCATTGCAGGACTGGTAACAGATCATGGAAAACGCTTCTTACAAAGATTCTTTTACCCGAAATTGCATCAATTTGTACCCTATCACTGATATACAGGGTGATTCAACACTGGGCGATAAAACACTGCCTGGAAAAGGAAAATGATCCACTCTTAAAAACAAATCGAACAATTCTGTACCAGGAAATTGAGCTAGCAACAGATGGATTTAGCGAAAGTAACCTCCTTGGCACTGGAAGTTATGGTTCCGTTTACAAAGGAACAATGAAAGAGGAGAAGAATGTTGCCATAAAGGTTTTCAATTTGAATCTAGAAAGAGGATTGAGGAGTTTTCAGGTTGAATCTAATTTACTGACCAAAGTTGGTCATCGTAATCTTGTCAAACTCATGTCCAGTTGCTGTGATGATGATTTTAGAGCCTTGGTGCTAGAATACATGCCCAATGGAACCCTGGATAAGTGGCTTTACACTCACAATTACTTTTTGAATCTCTTGCAAAGACTCGATATAATGATAGAAGTTGCGTCAGCTATGAGCTACCTTCATTCAAAACTTATCCTTCACTGTGATTTGAAACCTAGCAATGTCCTGCTAGATGAAGACATGGTTGCTCGTGTAAGTGATTTCAGCATTGCCAAACTCCTAGATGGAAGGGATGCTGCAGTGCAAACAATGACCATGGCCACTATTGGGTACATGGCACCAG AGTATGGATCAAGAGGAATTGTATCTGAAAAAACAGATGTCTACAGCTTCGGTATTCTAATGATGGAAACATTCACTGGAAAGAAGCCCACAGATGATATATTTAATGTGGAAATGAATTTGAGGCGCTGGATATTTGAGTCATTACCTCATGCAGTGGACAGAATTATTGATGTCACTTTGCTGCAACATGATCAGGAAAACATAGCAGCTAAAGCAACATGCATAAAATCAATCATGGAACTTGCATGTTTTTGTACTGCTGACTCATTTTCTAAGAGGAAGACTATGGAAAAAGTTGAGATCGAGCTCGGTAGGATCAAAACACGTTTTCTAATAGATGCCAAATTGATAGGAGAATGCGAAGAAACCCCAAGGGCATTGCATCCTGGGATTTTGTTTCAAGAGCTTCAGTTAGCAACATGTGGATTTAGTGAAATAAACCTGCTCTACTCGGGGAAATCTAGCTTTGTATACAAAGGAACTCTGAAAGGCGACGTTGTTGCGATAAAGATTTTTAAGCTACAGAAAGGAGGGTTAGAAAGTTTTGAAGTTAACTGTCAAGCATTGTCATTTATTCGTCATCGGAATATTGTTAGACTCCTGGAATGTTGCAGTGACGTTGATTTCAAAGCCTTGGTGGTAGAATACATGCCCAACGGGTCTCTCCAAAACTATCTACACCCTGCTGTGATTACCTTCGACTTTTTTTATAAGCTCAAAATAATGATAAACGTGGCTTCTGCTTTGTCTTACCTTCATTCTATGCGTGTCATTCACTGCAATTTAAACCCCACCAATGTCTTGCTAGATGAGGATATG GTTGCTCGCATAAGTGGCTTCAGCATTGCCCAATTCTTAGACAAAGGCAGTGCTGAAACAATAACCACTACAATGGCAGAAAGTCCTGGTTATATGGCACCAG AGTATGCATCAACTGGAAATGTTTCC
- the LOC107923954 gene encoding probable LRR receptor-like serine/threonine-protein kinase At3g47570 isoform X1 yields MGIFSFPRLVSAHFLMLFIAHVYSLNYDESSALLALKAYISPESQNVLANNWTTATSVCNWIGVICGGQPQRVVALSLSSMGLDGTLPPIGTTPSALGSITSLKKIDLSYNKLSGSIASTIFNLSSLQIIDLSHNLLAGNLPADMANRLPELKELYLSGNQLYGQIPSSLFNCRQLKVVSVSSNSFTGNISINLGNLTMLKDLDLSTNNFEGRIPSSIGNCSSLKTINFSENNLEGAVPSEIGLFLPNLLELQLRGNKLPGTIPSSIANASKLTLLDLADNSFTGPIPMTIGSLKNLQKLDLGHNQLSSESYTPESSFINSLTNNGNLRRIVLSGNPLDTVLPMSIGNLSTSLEYLELINCKLKGSIPAEVGSLGSLISLKLGNNALTGVIPDTIGHLENLQSLQLQGNKLQGFIPYDLCLLGRMFELFLGGNELSGSIPECLSNLTALRNLSLSSNRLTSTIPSSLWSLVDILAINLSSNSLQGSLPSGIGDLKALVEIDLSNNQLSGHIPVSIENLKNLVYLSFAVNRLHGPIPEILGWAVALEFLDLSRNNLSGVIPKSLEKLHYLTYFNVSFNQLEGEIPGAGSFANFTAQSYLMNKALCGAARLQVRHCRTGNRSWKTLLTKILLPEIASICTLSLIYRVIQHWAIKHCLEKENDPLLKTNRTILYQEIELATDGFSESNLLGTGSYGSVYKGTMKEEKNVAIKVFNLNLERGLRSFQVESNLLTKVGHRNLVKLMSSCCDDDFRALVLEYMPNGTLDKWLYTHNYFLNLLQRLDIMIEVASAMSYLHSKLILHCDLKPSNVLLDEDMVARVSDFSIAKLLDGRDAAVQTMTMATIGYMAPEYGSRGIVSEKTDVYSFGILMMETFTGKKPTDDIFNVEMNLRRWIFESLPHAVDRIIDVTLLQHDQENIAAKATCIKSIMELACFCTADSFSKRKTMEKVEIELGRIKTRFLIDAKLIGECEETPRALHPGILFQELQLATCGFSEINLLYSGKSSFVYKGTLKGDVVAIKIFKLQKGGLESFEVNCQALSFIRHRNIVRLLECCSDVDFKALVVEYMPNGSLQNYLHPAVITFDFFYKLKIMINVASALSYLHSMRVIHCNLNPTNVLLDEDMVARISGFSIAQFLDKGSAETITTTMAESPGYMAPEYASTGNVSEKTDVYSFGILLMETFTILRPTEEMNWRSRICDSLQSEDKIAGLDIQQTDQTTSLLRTILRLIYCCTSELPGERNSMWQVEKELVRLKWNG; encoded by the exons ATGGGAATCTTTTCCTTTCCAAGGCTGGTATCAGCCCACTTCTTGATGTTGTTTATAGCAcatgtttattcattaaattatgATGAATCATCTGCTCTTCTTGCCTTGAAAGCCTATATCAGTCCTGAATCTCAAAATGTCTTGGCAAACAACTGGACAACAGCTACTTCGGTTTGTAATTGGATTGGTGTCATTTGTGGTGGCCAACCCCAGAGGGTCGTAGCCTTGAGCCTTTCTTCCATGGGTCTAGATGGCACCCTTCCTCCAATTG GTACAACTCCATCAGCTTTAGGCAGCATAACTTCGTTGAAGAAGATCGATTTGAGCTACAATAAGCTCTCAGGTTCCATTGCTTCTACCATTTTTAATTTGTCTTCACTGCAAATAATTGATCTTAGCCACAATCTGCTAGCTGGTAATCTTCCAGCAGACATGGCCAACCGTCTTCCAGAATTAAAGGAGCTTTATCTCTCTGGGAATCAACTTTATGGACAGATCCCAAGCAGTTTGTTCAACTGCAGACAGCTAAAAGTAGTATCTGTGTCTTCTAACAGTTTCACAGGAAATATATCTATAAATCTTGGGAACTTGACCATGCTCAAGGACTTGGATCTTAGCACTAACAACTTTGAAG GTCGCATTCCAAGCAGTATTGGTAACTGTTCATCACTCAAGACAATAAACTTCAGCGAAAACAACTTGGAAG GTGCAGTACCATCAGAGATTGGCCTCTTCCTTCCAAATCTTCTTGAGCTTCAACTTCGGGGAAATAAACTTCCTGGAACCATCCCTAGCTCCATCGCTAATGCATCTAAGCTCACTTTGTTGGACTTGGCTGATAACTCATTTACTGGCCCTATTCCTATGACAATTGGCAGTCtgaaaaatctccaaaaactTGATTTAGGACACAATCAGTTAAGCAGTGAATCCTACACTCCAGAATCAAGCTTTATAAATTCATTAACAAATAACGGGAATTTGAGAAGGATAGTGTTATCAGGCAATCCTCTGGATACCGTGCTCCCTATGTCTATTGGAAATCTCTCCACTTCTCTTGAATATCTTGAGTTAATTAATTGCAAACTTAAGGGCAGCATTCCTGCTGAAGTTGGCAGCTTAGGCAGCTTGATTTCCTTAAAGCTAGGAAACAATGCATTGACAGGTGTTATTCCAGATACAATTGGACATCTGGAAAACCTGCAAAGTTTGCAACTTCAAGGTAATAAATTACAAGGATTCATTCCTTATGATCTTTGTCTGTTGGGAAGGATGTTTGAATTGTTTTTAGGTGGCAATGAGCTCTCTGGATCCATACCAGAATGCCTAAGTAATCTCACTGCCCTGAGGAACCTCAGCTTAAGCTCTAATAGATTGACTTCCACGATACCGTCCAGCTTGTGGAGCCTAGTGGATATACTGGCCATAAACCTGTCATCAAATTCTTTACAGGGGTCTCTCCCATCAGGAATTGGCGATCTGAAAGCTTTGGTCGAAATTGATTTGTCAAATAATCAGTTATCAGGCCACATCCCAGTCAGTATTGAGAACCTGAAAAATCTAGTTTACCTCTCTTTTGCAGTAAATAGATTGCATGGTCCCATTCCAGAAATCCTTGGTTGGGCTGTGGCCTTGGAATTCTTGGATCTCTCTCGTAACAACCTTTCTGGCGTAATTCCAAAATCCTTGGAAAAACTCCATTACCTTACATATTTTAATGTGTCTTTTAATCAACTCGAAGGGGAGATACCCGGTGCGGGATCCTTTGCTAACTTCACAGCCCAATCATATTTGATGAACAAAGCACTTTGCGGTGCAGCACGATTGCAAGTTCGGCATTGCAGGACTGGTAACAGATCATGGAAAACGCTTCTTACAAAGATTCTTTTACCCGAAATTGCATCAATTTGTACCCTATCACTGATATACAGGGTGATTCAACACTGGGCGATAAAACACTGCCTGGAAAAGGAAAATGATCCACTCTTAAAAACAAATCGAACAATTCTGTACCAGGAAATTGAGCTAGCAACAGATGGATTTAGCGAAAGTAACCTCCTTGGCACTGGAAGTTATGGTTCCGTTTACAAAGGAACAATGAAAGAGGAGAAGAATGTTGCCATAAAGGTTTTCAATTTGAATCTAGAAAGAGGATTGAGGAGTTTTCAGGTTGAATCTAATTTACTGACCAAAGTTGGTCATCGTAATCTTGTCAAACTCATGTCCAGTTGCTGTGATGATGATTTTAGAGCCTTGGTGCTAGAATACATGCCCAATGGAACCCTGGATAAGTGGCTTTACACTCACAATTACTTTTTGAATCTCTTGCAAAGACTCGATATAATGATAGAAGTTGCGTCAGCTATGAGCTACCTTCATTCAAAACTTATCCTTCACTGTGATTTGAAACCTAGCAATGTCCTGCTAGATGAAGACATGGTTGCTCGTGTAAGTGATTTCAGCATTGCCAAACTCCTAGATGGAAGGGATGCTGCAGTGCAAACAATGACCATGGCCACTATTGGGTACATGGCACCAG AGTATGGATCAAGAGGAATTGTATCTGAAAAAACAGATGTCTACAGCTTCGGTATTCTAATGATGGAAACATTCACTGGAAAGAAGCCCACAGATGATATATTTAATGTGGAAATGAATTTGAGGCGCTGGATATTTGAGTCATTACCTCATGCAGTGGACAGAATTATTGATGTCACTTTGCTGCAACATGATCAGGAAAACATAGCAGCTAAAGCAACATGCATAAAATCAATCATGGAACTTGCATGTTTTTGTACTGCTGACTCATTTTCTAAGAGGAAGACTATGGAAAAAGTTGAGATCGAGCTCGGTAGGATCAAAACACGTTTTCTAATAGATGCCAAATTGATAGGAGAATGCGAAGAAACCCCAAGGGCATTGCATCCTGGGATTTTGTTTCAAGAGCTTCAGTTAGCAACATGTGGATTTAGTGAAATAAACCTGCTCTACTCGGGGAAATCTAGCTTTGTATACAAAGGAACTCTGAAAGGCGACGTTGTTGCGATAAAGATTTTTAAGCTACAGAAAGGAGGGTTAGAAAGTTTTGAAGTTAACTGTCAAGCATTGTCATTTATTCGTCATCGGAATATTGTTAGACTCCTGGAATGTTGCAGTGACGTTGATTTCAAAGCCTTGGTGGTAGAATACATGCCCAACGGGTCTCTCCAAAACTATCTACACCCTGCTGTGATTACCTTCGACTTTTTTTATAAGCTCAAAATAATGATAAACGTGGCTTCTGCTTTGTCTTACCTTCATTCTATGCGTGTCATTCACTGCAATTTAAACCCCACCAATGTCTTGCTAGATGAGGATATG GTTGCTCGCATAAGTGGCTTCAGCATTGCCCAATTCTTAGACAAAGGCAGTGCTGAAACAATAACCACTACAATGGCAGAAAGTCCTGGTTATATGGCACCAG AGTATGCATCAACTGGAAATGTTTCC
- the LOC107923954 gene encoding receptor kinase-like protein Xa21 isoform X3: protein MLKDLDLSTNNFEGRIPSSIGNCSSLKTINFSENNLEGAVPSEIGLFLPNLLELQLRGNKLPGTIPSSIANASKLTLLDLADNSFTGPIPMTIGSLKNLQKLDLGHNQLSSESYTPESSFINSLTNNGNLRRIVLSGNPLDTVLPMSIGNLSTSLEYLELINCKLKGSIPAEVGSLGSLISLKLGNNALTGVIPDTIGHLENLQSLQLQGNKLQGFIPYDLCLLGRMFELFLGGNELSGSIPECLSNLTALRNLSLSSNRLTSTIPSSLWSLVDILAINLSSNSLQGSLPSGIGDLKALVEIDLSNNQLSGHIPVSIENLKNLVYLSFAVNRLHGPIPEILGWAVALEFLDLSRNNLSGVIPKSLEKLHYLTYFNVSFNQLEGEIPGAGSFANFTAQSYLMNKALCGAARLQVRHCRTGNRSWKTLLTKILLPEIASICTLSLIYRVIQHWAIKHCLEKENDPLLKTNRTILYQEIELATDGFSESNLLGTGSYGSVYKGTMKEEKNVAIKVFNLNLERGLRSFQVESNLLTKVGHRNLVKLMSSCCDDDFRALVLEYMPNGTLDKWLYTHNYFLNLLQRLDIMIEVASAMSYLHSKLILHCDLKPSNVLLDEDMVARVSDFSIAKLLDGRDAAVQTMTMATIGYMAPEYGSRGIVSEKTDVYSFGILMMETFTGKKPTDDIFNVEMNLRRWIFESLPHAVDRIIDVTLLQHDQENIAAKATCIKSIMELACFCTADSFSKRKTMEKVEIELGRIKTRFLIDAKLIGECEETPRALHPGILFQELQLATCGFSEINLLYSGKSSFVYKGTLKGDVVAIKIFKLQKGGLESFEVNCQALSFIRHRNIVRLLECCSDVDFKALVVEYMPNGSLQNYLHPAVITFDFFYKLKIMINVASALSYLHSMRVIHCNLNPTNVLLDEDMVARISGFSIAQFLDKGSAETITTTMAESPGYMAPEYASTGNVSEKTDVYSFGILLMETFTILRPTEEMNWRSRICDSLQSEDKIAGLDIQQTDQTTSLLRTILRLIYCCTSELPGERNSMWQVEKELVRLKWNG from the exons ATGCTCAAGGACTTGGATCTTAGCACTAACAACTTTGAAG GTCGCATTCCAAGCAGTATTGGTAACTGTTCATCACTCAAGACAATAAACTTCAGCGAAAACAACTTGGAAG GTGCAGTACCATCAGAGATTGGCCTCTTCCTTCCAAATCTTCTTGAGCTTCAACTTCGGGGAAATAAACTTCCTGGAACCATCCCTAGCTCCATCGCTAATGCATCTAAGCTCACTTTGTTGGACTTGGCTGATAACTCATTTACTGGCCCTATTCCTATGACAATTGGCAGTCtgaaaaatctccaaaaactTGATTTAGGACACAATCAGTTAAGCAGTGAATCCTACACTCCAGAATCAAGCTTTATAAATTCATTAACAAATAACGGGAATTTGAGAAGGATAGTGTTATCAGGCAATCCTCTGGATACCGTGCTCCCTATGTCTATTGGAAATCTCTCCACTTCTCTTGAATATCTTGAGTTAATTAATTGCAAACTTAAGGGCAGCATTCCTGCTGAAGTTGGCAGCTTAGGCAGCTTGATTTCCTTAAAGCTAGGAAACAATGCATTGACAGGTGTTATTCCAGATACAATTGGACATCTGGAAAACCTGCAAAGTTTGCAACTTCAAGGTAATAAATTACAAGGATTCATTCCTTATGATCTTTGTCTGTTGGGAAGGATGTTTGAATTGTTTTTAGGTGGCAATGAGCTCTCTGGATCCATACCAGAATGCCTAAGTAATCTCACTGCCCTGAGGAACCTCAGCTTAAGCTCTAATAGATTGACTTCCACGATACCGTCCAGCTTGTGGAGCCTAGTGGATATACTGGCCATAAACCTGTCATCAAATTCTTTACAGGGGTCTCTCCCATCAGGAATTGGCGATCTGAAAGCTTTGGTCGAAATTGATTTGTCAAATAATCAGTTATCAGGCCACATCCCAGTCAGTATTGAGAACCTGAAAAATCTAGTTTACCTCTCTTTTGCAGTAAATAGATTGCATGGTCCCATTCCAGAAATCCTTGGTTGGGCTGTGGCCTTGGAATTCTTGGATCTCTCTCGTAACAACCTTTCTGGCGTAATTCCAAAATCCTTGGAAAAACTCCATTACCTTACATATTTTAATGTGTCTTTTAATCAACTCGAAGGGGAGATACCCGGTGCGGGATCCTTTGCTAACTTCACAGCCCAATCATATTTGATGAACAAAGCACTTTGCGGTGCAGCACGATTGCAAGTTCGGCATTGCAGGACTGGTAACAGATCATGGAAAACGCTTCTTACAAAGATTCTTTTACCCGAAATTGCATCAATTTGTACCCTATCACTGATATACAGGGTGATTCAACACTGGGCGATAAAACACTGCCTGGAAAAGGAAAATGATCCACTCTTAAAAACAAATCGAACAATTCTGTACCAGGAAATTGAGCTAGCAACAGATGGATTTAGCGAAAGTAACCTCCTTGGCACTGGAAGTTATGGTTCCGTTTACAAAGGAACAATGAAAGAGGAGAAGAATGTTGCCATAAAGGTTTTCAATTTGAATCTAGAAAGAGGATTGAGGAGTTTTCAGGTTGAATCTAATTTACTGACCAAAGTTGGTCATCGTAATCTTGTCAAACTCATGTCCAGTTGCTGTGATGATGATTTTAGAGCCTTGGTGCTAGAATACATGCCCAATGGAACCCTGGATAAGTGGCTTTACACTCACAATTACTTTTTGAATCTCTTGCAAAGACTCGATATAATGATAGAAGTTGCGTCAGCTATGAGCTACCTTCATTCAAAACTTATCCTTCACTGTGATTTGAAACCTAGCAATGTCCTGCTAGATGAAGACATGGTTGCTCGTGTAAGTGATTTCAGCATTGCCAAACTCCTAGATGGAAGGGATGCTGCAGTGCAAACAATGACCATGGCCACTATTGGGTACATGGCACCAG AGTATGGATCAAGAGGAATTGTATCTGAAAAAACAGATGTCTACAGCTTCGGTATTCTAATGATGGAAACATTCACTGGAAAGAAGCCCACAGATGATATATTTAATGTGGAAATGAATTTGAGGCGCTGGATATTTGAGTCATTACCTCATGCAGTGGACAGAATTATTGATGTCACTTTGCTGCAACATGATCAGGAAAACATAGCAGCTAAAGCAACATGCATAAAATCAATCATGGAACTTGCATGTTTTTGTACTGCTGACTCATTTTCTAAGAGGAAGACTATGGAAAAAGTTGAGATCGAGCTCGGTAGGATCAAAACACGTTTTCTAATAGATGCCAAATTGATAGGAGAATGCGAAGAAACCCCAAGGGCATTGCATCCTGGGATTTTGTTTCAAGAGCTTCAGTTAGCAACATGTGGATTTAGTGAAATAAACCTGCTCTACTCGGGGAAATCTAGCTTTGTATACAAAGGAACTCTGAAAGGCGACGTTGTTGCGATAAAGATTTTTAAGCTACAGAAAGGAGGGTTAGAAAGTTTTGAAGTTAACTGTCAAGCATTGTCATTTATTCGTCATCGGAATATTGTTAGACTCCTGGAATGTTGCAGTGACGTTGATTTCAAAGCCTTGGTGGTAGAATACATGCCCAACGGGTCTCTCCAAAACTATCTACACCCTGCTGTGATTACCTTCGACTTTTTTTATAAGCTCAAAATAATGATAAACGTGGCTTCTGCTTTGTCTTACCTTCATTCTATGCGTGTCATTCACTGCAATTTAAACCCCACCAATGTCTTGCTAGATGAGGATATG GTTGCTCGCATAAGTGGCTTCAGCATTGCCCAATTCTTAGACAAAGGCAGTGCTGAAACAATAACCACTACAATGGCAGAAAGTCCTGGTTATATGGCACCAG AGTATGCATCAACTGGAAATGTTTCC